A region of Haloplanus sp. XH21 DNA encodes the following proteins:
- a CDS encoding potassium channel family protein, translating to MPRDTRRIVYYLGAVAATTVLFTLLYNLGMATLEHRPQPIYQSLEVVVQTFTTTGYGEDAPWQTPQMNVLMIVMQLAGIGLILTAVDVFAVPWIRNALSVDPPVERRDVTDHVVICGHSPRSESFIEELDARDVDYVLVEADHDTAIDLHDAGYDVIHGNPESATVLDRAGIGSATAVVADVADDTNASIVLAARDAAPDIHVVTLVEDATSEPYHRAAGADDVLSPRQLLGESLTRRVATAVSAAVQEGVTLGEAFELVELSVQEGSRLDRRSYGSARIDERFGVNVVGIRTDGEFELSPSPGTRLEPGTTLLVAGAPERLQDLQEAAGSRIRSLAPQDVVIAGYGQAGSAAHETLQETNSRVTVLDIEEKAGVDVVGDARDPAVLRDAGIEDASVLLLTLADDTVAIFTTLIARELNPELEILVRANEREDTEKLSQAGADYVQSLATVSGRMMASTVFGDEEVLAYDTRIQIMKQSTDAFDGDAITAADIRETGCTVIAVVSDGETVTDFDADRSFADADAVIVAGEDDDITALEERFG from the coding sequence ATGCCGCGGGACACTCGACGGATCGTCTACTACCTCGGCGCCGTCGCGGCGACGACGGTGCTGTTTACGCTCCTGTACAATCTCGGCATGGCGACCCTCGAACACCGGCCACAGCCGATCTATCAGTCGCTCGAAGTCGTCGTCCAGACGTTCACGACCACGGGATACGGGGAGGACGCGCCCTGGCAGACGCCCCAGATGAACGTCCTGATGATCGTGATGCAACTGGCCGGCATCGGCCTCATCCTGACCGCCGTCGACGTGTTCGCGGTCCCGTGGATTCGGAACGCGCTCTCGGTCGATCCGCCCGTCGAGCGCCGTGATGTCACGGATCACGTCGTCATCTGTGGCCACTCGCCCCGTAGCGAGTCCTTCATCGAGGAACTCGACGCCCGCGATGTCGACTACGTCCTCGTCGAGGCCGATCACGACACCGCGATCGACCTGCACGACGCCGGCTACGATGTCATCCACGGCAACCCGGAGTCGGCCACGGTGCTCGACCGCGCGGGCATCGGCTCGGCGACGGCGGTCGTCGCCGACGTGGCCGACGACACCAACGCCAGCATCGTGCTCGCGGCCCGCGACGCCGCCCCCGACATCCACGTCGTGACACTCGTCGAGGACGCAACTTCGGAGCCGTACCACCGTGCGGCGGGCGCCGACGACGTCCTCTCGCCCCGCCAGTTGCTCGGGGAGAGCCTCACGCGGCGGGTGGCGACCGCCGTCTCCGCCGCCGTCCAGGAGGGCGTCACGCTCGGAGAGGCGTTCGAACTGGTGGAGCTGTCGGTTCAGGAGGGCAGTCGTCTCGACCGGCGATCCTACGGCAGCGCTCGGATCGACGAGCGGTTCGGCGTCAACGTCGTCGGCATCCGGACCGACGGCGAGTTCGAACTGTCGCCGTCCCCGGGGACCCGTCTCGAACCGGGGACGACGCTCCTCGTCGCCGGCGCGCCCGAGCGACTACAGGATCTGCAGGAGGCCGCTGGGTCGCGGATTCGATCGCTCGCGCCACAGGACGTCGTCATCGCGGGCTACGGCCAGGCCGGCTCGGCCGCCCACGAGACGCTCCAGGAGACGAACTCGCGGGTCACCGTCCTCGACATCGAGGAGAAAGCCGGCGTGGATGTCGTTGGCGACGCCCGAGATCCGGCTGTCCTGCGCGACGCGGGGATCGAGGACGCGTCGGTGTTGCTCCTGACGCTCGCCGACGACACCGTCGCCATCTTCACGACGCTGATCGCTCGCGAACTGAACCCGGAACTGGAGATACTCGTCCGGGCAAACGAACGGGAGGACACCGAGAAACTGTCCCAGGCGGGTGCGGACTACGTGCAGTCGCTGGCGACCGTCAGCGGGCGGATGATGGCCTCGACCGTCTTCGGCGACGAGGAGGTGCTCGCGTACGACACCCGGATTCAGATTATGAAACAGTCGACGGACGCGTTCGACGGGGACGCGATCACCGCCGCCGACATCCGCGAGACAGGCTGTACCGTCATCGCGGTCGTCAGCGACGGCGAGACGGTCACCGACTTCGACGCCGATCGGTCCTTCGCCGACGCCGACGCTGTGATCGTCGCGGGCGAGGACGACGACATCACGGCGCTCGAAGAGCGGTTCGGGTGA
- a CDS encoding CBS domain-containing protein: MPVDDLARSDVVTAPPGESISALASTMRSRDVGSVVITDGDEPVGIVTDRDLTLRVLAESVDPSELTAADVMTDDPHTIDKQAGFYRATELMSDHGVRRLPVCDGDDLVGIITADDLTELLADEQGRMAEIIRAQRPPY; the protein is encoded by the coding sequence ATGCCAGTCGACGACCTCGCGCGCAGCGACGTGGTGACGGCGCCACCCGGCGAATCGATTTCGGCGCTCGCGTCGACGATGCGGTCCCGGGACGTGGGAAGTGTCGTGATCACGGACGGGGACGAACCGGTGGGCATCGTCACCGATCGGGATCTCACGCTTCGGGTCCTCGCGGAGTCGGTCGATCCGAGCGAACTGACGGCCGCGGACGTGATGACCGACGATCCGCACACCATCGACAAGCAGGCGGGGTTCTACCGCGCGACGGAGCTCATGAGCGACCACGGCGTGCGGCGACTGCCCGTCTGCGACGGCGACGACCTGGTCGGAATCATCACGGCCGACGACCTGACGGAACTCCTCGCGGACGAACAGGGACGGATGGCGGAGATCATTCGCGCCCAGCGTCCACCGTACTGA
- a CDS encoding class I SAM-dependent methyltransferase, which translates to MSVRDEFDQWAREGRDRGMEERHWHTAKHALARMPVEAGDTVLDLGTGSGYALRALRDTASVARGYGVDRAPEMVANARSYTDDPNIGYLRADFDHLPFPDDSMDHVFSMEALYYAPDPTETLAELRRVLRPGGTVYCAVNYYEENVHSHQWQADIDISMTLWSADEYRQAFREAGLFVAEQDFIPDREVEIPPAEAFPTDGWESREAMVERYREFGTLLTVGVVGDD; encoded by the coding sequence ATGAGCGTCCGCGACGAGTTCGATCAGTGGGCCCGCGAGGGACGCGACCGAGGCATGGAAGAGCGCCACTGGCACACGGCGAAACACGCCCTCGCCCGGATGCCGGTCGAGGCGGGCGACACCGTCCTGGATCTGGGCACGGGGTCGGGCTACGCCCTGCGCGCGCTGCGGGACACGGCGTCCGTCGCCCGCGGCTACGGCGTCGACCGCGCCCCCGAGATGGTTGCCAACGCCCGCTCGTACACGGACGACCCGAACATCGGGTATCTGCGGGCGGACTTCGATCACCTCCCCTTCCCAGACGACAGCATGGACCACGTCTTCTCGATGGAAGCGCTCTACTACGCGCCGGATCCGACCGAGACGCTCGCCGAACTGCGCCGGGTGCTCCGGCCCGGCGGCACCGTCTACTGCGCCGTCAACTACTACGAGGAGAACGTCCATTCCCACCAGTGGCAGGCGGACATCGACATCTCGATGACGCTCTGGAGCGCCGACGAGTACCGGCAGGCGTTCCGCGAGGCGGGGCTGTTCGTCGCCGAACAGGACTTCATCCCGGACCGTGAGGTGGAGATCCCGCCCGCCGAGGCGTTCCCGACCGACGGCTGGGAGTCTCGCGAGGCGATGGTGGAACGGTACCGCGAGTTCGGAACGCTGCTCACGGTCGGTGTCGTGGGAGACGACTAG